From Caulobacter segnis, a single genomic window includes:
- a CDS encoding patatin-like phospholipase family protein encodes METPLPDDSALARLFARERRTGAATWFSLPGGATLFEPGEDADNLYFLKTGRLGAFRKEEGQEPQFLGVIRPGEPAGEMALVGGTTHSANMVALRDSEVLALPRDDFFAAAEEDPTVMLELSRLMIRRARQAQTQAAIGDPSVFGFIAVEPGAAIRPVVERLARCIESLGYSATVEGGESLLAPTEWFSNVEREHDFVLYVAEADETAWKHVVGRQVDRLFRVGRGERPPPATVPTYASGPLQAQRLVDLILLQSASLARPAGSAAWMEATQAARLFHLRENGVADLQRLARVLTGQSVGLVLSGGGARAYAHIGAIQALRERGIPIDFVGGASMGGIVAAGIAMGWDDGELEDRIRRAFVDSSPLDDIAFPMIAMTRGEKVKARLDEHFGAVDISDLWLPFFCVSSNLTSGAYQLHRTGDLQTALRASISLPGVLPPATEKGQVLVDGAVMKNFPADVMRSFQLGPIVGVDVTRGRSITSDDIIAPPSLWSWILSGEWRKGPPIVALLMRAATVTTGRDLAAAREATDVLITPKLEGVDIRDWRAFEPAVKAGYLAASFVLEGLHAPVTELRRRPSLAERRANLTRGAPR; translated from the coding sequence GTGGAAACGCCCCTGCCCGACGACTCGGCCCTGGCCCGCCTGTTCGCCCGTGAGCGACGGACCGGGGCGGCCACCTGGTTTTCCCTGCCCGGCGGGGCGACGCTGTTCGAGCCTGGCGAGGACGCCGACAACCTCTACTTCCTGAAGACCGGACGCCTGGGCGCCTTTCGCAAGGAAGAAGGCCAGGAGCCACAGTTCCTGGGCGTCATCCGACCGGGCGAGCCGGCCGGCGAGATGGCCCTGGTCGGCGGCACCACCCACTCGGCCAACATGGTGGCCTTGCGCGACAGCGAGGTCCTGGCCCTGCCCCGCGACGACTTCTTCGCGGCGGCCGAGGAAGACCCAACCGTGATGCTGGAGCTGTCGCGGCTGATGATCCGCCGCGCCCGCCAGGCCCAGACCCAGGCTGCGATCGGCGATCCGTCGGTGTTCGGCTTCATCGCCGTCGAGCCCGGCGCGGCGATCCGCCCGGTGGTCGAGCGCTTGGCCCGCTGCATCGAGAGCCTGGGCTACTCCGCCACCGTCGAGGGCGGCGAGTCCCTGCTGGCCCCGACCGAGTGGTTCAGCAATGTCGAGCGCGAGCACGACTTCGTCCTCTATGTCGCCGAGGCCGACGAGACTGCCTGGAAGCACGTGGTCGGCCGCCAGGTCGATCGGCTGTTCCGCGTCGGTCGCGGCGAGCGGCCCCCGCCGGCCACCGTGCCGACCTACGCCTCGGGGCCCCTGCAGGCCCAGCGCCTGGTCGACCTGATCCTGCTGCAGTCCGCCAGCCTGGCGCGACCTGCCGGCTCGGCGGCGTGGATGGAGGCCACCCAAGCCGCGCGGCTATTCCATCTGCGTGAGAACGGCGTCGCCGACCTGCAAAGGCTGGCGCGAGTGCTGACGGGCCAGTCGGTGGGTCTGGTGCTGTCCGGCGGCGGCGCGCGGGCCTATGCCCATATCGGCGCGATCCAGGCGCTGCGCGAGCGCGGCATCCCGATCGACTTCGTCGGCGGTGCCTCGATGGGCGGCATCGTGGCCGCCGGCATCGCCATGGGCTGGGACGACGGCGAGTTGGAGGACCGCATTCGCCGGGCCTTCGTCGACAGCAGCCCCCTGGACGACATCGCCTTCCCGATGATCGCCATGACCCGGGGCGAAAAGGTCAAGGCGCGGCTGGACGAGCATTTCGGCGCGGTCGACATCAGCGACCTGTGGCTGCCGTTCTTCTGCGTCTCGTCGAACCTGACCTCGGGCGCCTACCAGCTGCATCGCACCGGCGACCTGCAGACGGCGCTGCGCGCCTCGATCTCGCTGCCCGGCGTGCTGCCGCCCGCGACCGAGAAGGGCCAGGTGCTGGTCGACGGCGCGGTGATGAAGAACTTCCCGGCCGACGTGATGCGGTCGTTCCAGCTGGGGCCGATCGTCGGCGTCGACGTCACGCGCGGCCGTAGCATCACCAGCGACGATATCATCGCCCCGCCCTCGCTGTGGAGCTGGATCCTGTCGGGCGAGTGGCGCAAGGGCCCCCCGATCGTGGCCCTGCTGATGCGCGCGGCCACCGTGACCACCGGCCGCGACCTGGCCGCCGCCCGCGAAGCCACCGACGTGCTGATCACGCCGAAGCTGGAAGGCGTCGACATCCGCGATTGGCGGGCCTTCGAGCCGGCGGTAAAGGCCGGCTACCTCGCCGCCAGCTTCGTGCTGGAGGGGCTGCACGCGCCGGTCACCGAGCTGCGCCGCCGGC